The Balaenoptera acutorostrata chromosome 2, mBalAcu1.1, whole genome shotgun sequence genomic sequence GTAGCAGGTGTTAGGGGATTGGAGAAATGCTAGAGAGTAGTTGTTCTGCCCCACACCCCATACCTGAGCACTCCAGCAGGGTTCTTGGAAACAAAATTGCTGATGATGGGAGATTATTTATAGACACATGCATTTGGGGCATTATCCAGCTGGACTGCCTTGTACAGTTATGCCTGGGAGATCAAAGAGGGCCCTTGGAGTTGGTTTAAAATTTAAGAAGTCATCTACAACTTGAGGACAGCTAGAGTCATTCCGCAAGGATAAAACCCAAACATACCAGTGGTGCAAATAAACAATCACTTTTTGGGATAAAGGCTTCTCTAGATCCTGGGATAAACTTTTGAAGTTCCTTGGGTGGATCATGAATAGTATATAATGCCCTTCACAAGTCAAAAAGGTCTAGCTTTCTTGAAAGGCAAGGGAATTTCAACAAAAAGTTGGTTTTCTAGAAAGTTTGGTTCGGAAGGTTTAGAAAGGAGCAGAGTGATGGATGATCTGGGTAGTTGTAGACCAGCTGACAAATGGGAACCAAAAAATGTGCCTGAGCTAGAGTCTGCATACTTCCCCAACTGGCCTTGCATTTCAGAGGGTCCAAGAAGGGTGGTCCCCTCTCTACTCAAACCCTTGAAACAGCACTGTCTGATGGaaatttctgtgatgatggaaatgttctatctcTGTTGTCCAATAGgtacatgtggctactgagcactcaAAACGTGGCTAGTGCAATGAGGAactgatttttagattttatttcattttaattagtttaagTAGTCTACTAGCTAATGGCTATAGTAGCGGACAGTAAAACAATCAGTAATTTTTGTTGAGGTTACTgtattgaataatagtgatgaagGTGATGTTGTTTAGCCATGTATGGCCACATTTAAATTTTTAGGAGCTGATTAGAATTGGTGTTTCTTATAAAATGGAATCTcattattatgttttcttcttttcatagaAAATCCCCTGATAAGTTCCTGAGATGGGGTCCTGGATCTGGAAGGCAAAAAAAACTGGTGCTGAAAGAAGGCCGATGTTACAGAGAAAGGGTCTCTAGATAGTGTGTCTCTATAGACTGGCTCTGGAGGTGGAAAAAGTCTCTAATGGTAGAATTTTAGAGCCTTAGGAACCAGCTGACGAGGGACAATGTTTTGTCAATGGAGCATCCCCAGTGTTCCTCAAATCACGCATGTAGGAAGTGATGAACTCTGTGTGGTTATAGGGGCAGCTCCACTCAAGGAACAATTTTTATCTTCCCCAATATCTTCCTGTTCCTGTAAATATCAGTATGTAAATATCAGCCACAATAGGCTTCATGTGCTTTTGGGACTAAATTAGACTGAGCACACAGTCACATTATGACTTTTGTGGGCCCTAGGCACTTTTGCCTTCATGGGTTGCTTCctccataaaaaataaagtaaaataaaataattacatcttATGACTCCACTgttataaagacaaatatattaatattatatgttaaaacattttctttgacctaaaagttcatcttttttcttccattataaaagaaattaaaacattttgttgGTTTCTAAAAGTATGGTGGGCTTTGGGCACTGAGCCTGCTGTGCCTGGTGGAGAAGTTGGCCCTATTTGAGAGGCTGTACCTTCCCTTTAGGGAAGTCCTCACACTTAAAACTggctggagggacttccctggtggtccagtggctaagactctgtgctcccaatgcagggggcccgagttcaatccctggtcagggaactagatcccacatgcatgccgcaactaagagttcgcatgccgcaactaaagatcccgcatgccgcaacaacaacaacaaaaagatcccTCATTATCCCTCATGCTGCGAGGACGATCGGCATGCCGCAATCAAGACCCactgcagcctaaataaataaataaatgttaaaaaaaaacattaaaaaaaaactggctgGAAATGGcctattcttttcttaaaagattgcaaaatatatttttagttggtgtacaataaatattaattgattaaaaatattcagagATGTCAAAACTTCTAACAATACGAATATTTGTCTACTTTTTGTTCCTAATGTCCATTTTGGACTTATTATTTGGCTACTCAGAGTatggtccacagaccagcagcagcGGCATCACCtggagcttgtcagaaatgcagagtaTCAGCTTCCATCTGATACTAAgtcagaatttgcattttgacAAGATCTCCAAGTGATTCACATAGACATAACACTGAAGCACCACTGGCCTGCAATTTAAACaggattgttcatcattagtagAAATGAAAGAGCTGATTCCCTTAGCCTCCTTTAATCGAGGGCTGGCTCTCATTCTTCTCCAGTGGCAATGAATTCAGTTCCTTTAGTACAGCTCTTCCCAACTTTGGCAGACCAttggaatcatctggggagcttaaaaaaaaaaaactcaatgtgTGGGACCCATCCCCTAGAGATTCTGAAataattggtctggggtgggatTGTGGGAATCAAGGTCTCATTTTTAAAGCTTCTAAGGTGATGTTAATGTGGAGCCAGAATGAGAACTGTGAGCCTTTCCCCACAAGATTTGCCCCCTGGTTTTGATCATTTTGGCCTCTTCTGTATTCCCTAACCTTCTCACTCTGAGCAACCAAGTGTATAGTCCAGAACTAGTTTCTTACCTTGGAGTCTGACATGCTCTATTAATTCTCAAAGATCTGAAGTGTTCTCCTAATATATACATACCCCGAAAAATTAATTGCCACCATTTCCTACATCCTTATTATGTGTCCCATAATCACCTTcagtcatttaatcttcaccatgATAATAAATACTATTCTTAtgctcattttacagctgaggaaatggaggcttagaAAGGCTGGCTCTTCCCAAGCTCATCCAATTTCTAGTTCCAAAATttgtccttcccccaccccaaaacTATTGTCCTCTACTGTCATGCTTTTATTTAGGAAACACTGATAATTTCCTAACTCATATGTCCGAACATTAGATTTACCATTATTCAGTCTTTGAGAATTACTGGCaaaggaaatagaatgaagacCAGGAAAGAATTAAGTAGCTAACAGAATTTTGAGTGGTTTTAATCCAttaaagaaaagtttgaaaattgTGATATACATTTTCCAACCTGCATAACTGATATGATACTTcacttgaaaaaaacaaatattaaatactCCAAAGTTACCCTGTGTTAGGACTGTGGAGATTACTGGGATAAAAAAACAGTCTTTGCCCTTGAAATGACAAGTGAAGAGGCTAAGGACCTGAATTAGTCTGACATATGACAGTGAAAAGAATCAGGTGCTAAATTGTGTGGTAAGGTCATTAAGCTTTGCCAAAGTTCAGAGGCTGGCAGAAACTGGACAGGATTTATGGAGTTCTGTCTGAAGTCTGTAAGGATGAATGGAGACTGAATAACTAGAAAAGACAAAGCTGAGCTGGGACACTGGCCTAATATTCACGGGGAAGTAAGAATTTTCCCAACTGAATTACCAGCCTGGTTTCTTGTTGGCTGAATGTCCCTTTTCTGGGGCTGGAGAATACGTAGTCTTTGAATTCTAAACAAATGCCATCTCAGCCAAGCTTAGCACTATCTCAGTGTCCTGAGTGACCTATATCTGGAGCAGCAAAATCAATCAGATGCAGAGGATTGATAGCTTCCTGCTGCATACATCCACGGGCTTCTTTTAAGGTTGCTAGAGTACACTTTGCTTAATATTTGAACCGAGAGAAGTTGAAAGCCAAgtacttatttaaatatttaaatatttaaatattgatcAAGCTCAGTGCTTGAGAGAGGGCAAGAAAACTGCAGATAGCATGATTATATGTCCTCAGTTGCTGAGGGTTCCACAAGTActagttttgcttgtttgtttcttaattttagtgGGGAAGGAGGTTTGGGGTAACTTCTTATAATAGTTGGTCCTCCTcccacattttcttattttttttctatctacaTACCTGACAGAAGTAAcgaaaaaaaggaggggggagaaagaaagaaaagaaaacgcaCAGTACCAGTGATGTAAAAAGAAGCATAACAACAAAGGCCACAAATTCATCAATGTTTTTGCTCACCACGGATTGGAAACCATTTTTGTCAAGTGTGTTGTTCAGTTAATCTCCAGTACACATTTTAgggttggaaatattttttagttttgaaaaatataaaactttttatttttttttgtcttgagtACTTTGAAGTCCTGGAAATGGGCAggaacttctttttctttaaaaggcagTCCCTGAGGCCAGTCCTTGGGGTCCCAGCTCCGCGAAGCAGGAGCTGGGATTGCAGCATGGGGTCAGGCGAGCAATGCCAGGGTGGGGTCCCTTTATCAAGGCAGAAGCCCGGACCTTTGCCTTGGAACAGGGTGAAGGACACAAGGCAGGGTTTCCTTGCTCTCTTCTTCAGCCTTGCCTTCTTCCTCAGGCTGCTCTGTCGGCAAGGTGGGCTGGGCAAGGTGAGGACCAGGAGGGGAGGCCAAAATGGCTAAGGCCCAGGAGAGGTGTTGgtgacagctggggaggggtgtCCCGGTGGCCAGCTCTCTCGGGCTACTTcacttgaaaaaaacaaatatgatatACTCCAAAAGTGCCCTGTGTTAGGACTGTGGAGATTACTGGTTCTGCAGGCGGCAGGTCTTCAcaggaaaaccaaaacaaagactCAAGgtaattattagaaaaatcaaATCGGTACTTTTGCCTTTAAAGCTGCTATCATTATCTGAAGTCTCTTTTAGGAAGGCCTGGCTGATGGAGAGGCTTCTCTGCTTGGGGTTGCGATCAGTTCTAACCAGAAAAGTGCGTTGATGGTAAGGGGGTCCCTCTCATATTGCTGTTCATGGTAAGAAAGAGGGTTTTCATATTATGGTGACTTCTAATGGAGCCCCTTGCTGGCGTGAAGGCGCAGAGAATCGCAGCTCGCGAAGCTCTCGGCTTGAGGAACCTGAGCCTCGAGAAACAAGAGGGCGTCTACAGATGTTTAGGTAAGAAATGGGCCACGTTAAGTCACAACTGTGGTGGCTTTTGGCCGAGGACAGCCTGGGGCTGCCTCGGGCCAAGGCACATCTCCTTTCAGGAGCCGGCAGCCGACCCCTCGCTCTGGCGGCGCCCAGGCGAGGCCAGTGGGGTCCGGGGCGCGCGGGCGCCGCCACCAGGGCGCAACCTCGCGCTCCCCGGGCTCGGAGCCCCCGCCGGTCCCGGTGCTCGGGGCCGGGGGAGCGAGGCCGAGGCAAGCGGCCGCGGGCGTTGGGAGGGGGCCGGCGGAGCCCGCGCGGTCGGGCAGCTTCAGGTTTCCTCCTGGAGCCGGTGTCGGGCGCGGCGGCGGGCGGGCCCGGCCATGTGATGCCGGGGCCGGGAGGCGGGCAGGCGGAGATCCAGCGGCAGCCGGCAGGCGCGGAGCGAGGGGGGCGGCCCCCGCCGCGGGCACAGCCAGCGCGGCCCCGGAGCGCGGCCTCGGCTCCGCCCCCTCGCGCTGCCCGAGCCGCGCCGCCGCCGGGCGTGGGCCGCTTCGGGAGATCCTGCCCGGCTCCGGCGGCGCGTTCCGGGCGCCCTCGGGCAGGGCGCGGGGGCAGCGCCTCGCTCGGGCGTCGGAGGCTGCGGGACAGCACCTCCGGGTAAGTGCTCTCTGGGGGCTCCATCCCCGCGTCTCCCGGCCGCCCGGGGTGGAAAAGTTTGGCCGCCTCACCTGAGTTCGCCCTCGCGGAGCTACTTTCTCTAGGGTTCCGGAGGGCGCGAGGATCAGCGGAGGTGGAAAGGGGGTGCTGCAGCGGGCTCGGCGGCGCGGGGGATGGCCGCCGCCTCCCTGTCCTCGGGGATGGCAACAAGTGCAGAGGCGGCGCGGCCGGCGCGGCGGCTGCAGCTGCGGAGCGCTGGGTCGCCCGGACCGCGCGGCCCCTCTCGCCCCCGCCGGGCCCGCTCAGGGGACCGGGCATGGGCGGGTGGAAGCCCGGCCGCTGTCCTTCGGGCGCCGGGGAAATAAATGGTCTTCTTGCGGTGGAGAAGGCAGAGCCTCGAAAGCTGGGGTTTCCCTTCCCCATCAGTGTCTGGCTCCGGGGTGAGGGTGCTCGGCGGGGCCGGGTCGCCAGAGAGCAGCAGACCAAGCGGAAGCTCAGGACACAAGCGCTAACATTTCTTTCATGTGGAAACACATGTTGTGCTTTAAAAGGCATCTATAGTTATCTTGGTTAGGAGAGGCGGCCAGAATTCCGTTGGACTTCCTTAGGATTATTTCGTGGATCTGTTTTCCTCTTGGAAACCTGGGGTGTGCCTGGTGGTCCCCTAACCTTCCCGTGCTGGGAGTTTCCACAGGGGCATAATGACGGCCTGTTGGCTAGGGAGGCATCCTCGCCTATGCAGGGCTTTGTGGAAGCTGGGTGCTCAGGCAGCCTTGGAAACCCAACTCTCGTTTCCCAGACACCAATTAGATTTCCAGGAGAGAATCCATCTTCCTCCCTAGGAGCCCAcagcgcccccccgccccccattggTTGTAGCTGGCAGCAACATCTGTGTTTGCGCAGCTTCTCCCTTCTTGACCTCTGCCTGAGTCGAGACAAGTCCCCGCAGACCCAGAGTTAAAGAGGTTTACCACCAGACCCGCGCCAATTGGGTAAGAAATACGAAAACGTAAGATGTTTAGAAGGAACTGATCATTTGGGGTCCCATGGGGTCCCTGGTTTTCTAAAGCTTTGCCATCTTGTGTTCTAGGCCCTGAAGATGTCAGGGGAATTGAAGTCCTTTTTTCACAACAAAAAATCGAAGACCTGTTCTCTTGGGTTCTGTGGGTTGCTCTTTGCACATGATAATCCAAGCAGATTACCTGGGAAGCTTTTTAGTATAACTGTCTTGGGtttttatatacacatacttaAAGCACATAGGTATTTGCCTTATCTTGATTAATAGCCAATCTGATTCCTTTGTAGTATTTGGAGCAAAAGAAATTACTACTGCAAAAACCTTTGGAGTTTTCTTATACAACATAGTATTTCAGTGTAATGTTCTGATGTGGACTTTCTGTGTGATTATTGTGCTCATTAACTTTGATCAAACAGGAATTTGGATAGCATCAGACCTCATATTTAGTGgttagagaaactgaggcacagagctagCTATTGGGCGTTTGACTCAGGTGAATGTCCTGGCTAATGGGAGAATGGAGAACAGAGAATCAGTGTTTGTCCTCCTTTTGATTGTGTTTTCTTCCTTATCAAAACCACATAGCCTGGCCAACCAAGAACAGGTTATGTAACAGGTGTGTCGTTAGACTTTCCTTTGAAGCACTTCTCCTGTCCTCTAAGCAGTTCAGAAACACTTAAAGGTAAAGAGGAAATAGTAGTTGGTAACTAAGGCTCTATGAAATTTCATCAGGGGCCTCACTTGTGTTTCACACCTTTTTTTGTTTAATCATGTGAGTACTGCAGAAGAGTTTGGAATATTTTCTCATTGTGCTCTTATAAGAAACTACTGTTGTGGCTAAGACTTAAGTTGCACAGGAATTTCAGGTGAGCTGTGACACATGACCTCCTTTGGTAAATGAGAAAAGGATATGTGTTTTAAATaggtattaaaacaaataaaggaaTATAATGTTACTTCTATATTAAGCATTCTGTACAAAATTGGTAACCACTGTATTGGTACTTAAGCTCTAACTTCAAGTTCTGCCAGAGTTTATGACCAAGTGTGACTCCCCAGAAAAAAGGTTTATGatatattggtttggccaaaaagttcattcgggtttttccataacatcttaggaaaaacctgaacagactttttggccaacccagtaaatGTCGGAAAACCCTTTACAATTGGCACATGGTTAGAATGGTACTGCAGAGAGTCCAAATTACTCTCAAACTCCCAGGCTGACTGTAATTTTATTATGCTTTAATTTACTGATCAGATATGACAGATCTGGTTTATGTAGGTTTTGTCTAATTGCATTTGTATTTATGTTGCTTTAGTGAAACAGAGAAGCTATAGGATAATTTTCCTGTGACCTTAAATTTGTTACGAAGAGATGGGTCAAGCTGGGCAACTCCCACTGAGAGTTCTAAATTAAAAACAGTGTTATACTTGAAGTGCACCAAATTCAGGGAATTTTGCCATGTTAGAGTTGTACTGTAAATATTATGCCACGCTGTAGGGCTTGAGTCCAGATCCCTCCCGTAGGCAAAGCTGGGCTTAGAGATATTTTTCTTACGAAGTGCAGGTCAGGTACTAGACCACAGAGCATTTTGCCCTGATTGGATGGTACTCTGCCATTTTTGTCCAGTCTCTATAATCCTTAGTTCTTTTGTAATTTTCCAGGTATTTaaaagttctcaaaaaaaaaaaaaaaaaaagttctcaaaacCTCAAAACAGTGTCGCTCTGCTATGTTGCCATTTTGATAGTCTCTATCATGCCCCTCTCTTTTTGtgaacattttcttatatttattcaacaaatatttgagggcCTACTATATGCCTGGCACTGCTCTCTAATTCTCTGGACTGTGGATTTCATGTCTAAGACAGTACTTTtctgattttagaatttttaggATCTGTTGCATTTTGAGTGGGCCTTTCCACACTCAACACTAAGACATTTGGCTGATAAAATGGCAGGTAAGTTTTTCTGTGATAGTACATCTTCTTAACTTGACTGCAATTTTTCCCTTGAAATTTGCTCTTTGGCACAATTGAAATTTGCTTATTTCTACCATTATTGCTCCTGGACTTCTTCTCCTGGATAACCAAGGTAATGAGATTTGACATCATTTTTAGTATGAAGGAAAGTGAAAACATAATTGAATATTGGGCAATTGTTCCAGTGATCTTGGTTTTGAACACTtgtataaaaaatgtattttaattttcagaggTGTGTTCTCTTATTTTAATCCTCAGTTTATTAATTTGAGGTTTGATTTCTGTAGAAAGTTGATGTAAAAAGAATGCCTCATAGCCACGAGTGAAGGCTCGCATAGATGGAGATGGGCAACGACACCTTCGCTTTACATAATAGCATGTGTACTCAGCACTCAGATAACATTCTGCCTATTTCAAGTGGCAGGCTTTGTTTGACTGGTGTGCACATGatcattttgcctttaaaaaatgcttaagaTGTTAACATGCTTTCTGTATTTCCCTCAAATATACAGACATTCCCTTAATAGATAATCATGaaatatattgcatatattaATGAAATGTATGGTTTAGCTCTTAAATTCATTATCACACACTAGTGATCGTGCCCTTTTTAAGGCTTGCACCTCTTCTTCCATCATTTTATAAGTTAAAGCAATTATCTTTCGTAAACTATAACCAAGTGGTTAAGAGTGGGGACTCCGGAGCCAGCCTGTCTCATTAGACGGTCCTGGCCCTGTCCTGGCTGTACCACCTCTCTCTACCTCaggtttcccatctgtaaaatggggataatcactGTAACCTGCCCTCTAGGGTTGTTGGGAGAATTCACTGAGTTTATTTGCAGAGAGCCCTTCTGGTAGTGCCTGGTAGAGATTAAGTGCGAGAAAATGATGGTTATATTtataacaaatagaaaatagacattaaaaaaaaaaaggagcttgaGCAGGTTTTCCAGGTTTCAGAAGGCAGTGAGATGTCTGTGTGATCTCAAGGGGAAGCGCCCTAGGCTGGAAATCCAAGGCAGGGATGGAGACTGTTGCCTGTGGCCTCTcatctgtgtaaccttgggcaagtatGACCCCTCTGtgggtctcagcttcctcatctggtCAAACGGAAAGGGGTAGACTTGATGGTCTCTAAGGACCTCTGGTTCTAACATTCTATACTGTCCTGAAATTTGAAGGTGAGGAGGGCGTTTGTCAGTTCAGCCGTGGCTGTCTTGGGCAACACAGGACAGGAATGTACTGTCCACAGGGTCAGAACTGCGCCTGCAGCAGGCGGTCAGTAAACGTTTGAAGGGATTATGAAATAATACTATTAACTTACCTCACCTTGATCACCAGACAGTCATCAGGTTGGAATGACTGAGTTATCTTTCTGGACTTAGTCCAGAGAGATTTTAGACATGAATGTCTGGATCCCATGCATGTGGGTCATAGGCCATCCTGCTCCCTTTCTTCTGTGGAACCCCTTCTTGTGGAAGAGGGGTGGGGTAGATCTGGGAAGATGAAAGACAAGTGGACTGATTATTTCTGAATTTCATGATTAAAGTATTTCCACACCTGATACACAGGAGAACATCACCAATGGCCTTTGCAGGGGTGCTGTAAACTAGAAGGGCTTGGAGCAAAGGCCGTCTCATTAAGGACTTCTGACCATTTGTGAAGATTAAGAAGTTTTCGTTGGGCTGGATGGTTCAGGCGAAGTCTCTGGAGcaaatttgtctcttctccctaaTGACCATTGTTTATTGTCTGTGCATGGTCCTTTTTCGAcagttttcctcattttcttgctCCACCAGCCTCCTGGTTTGCTGTGTGGCCAGGTGTTAGTTTCAAAAAGTAGGGGGTGCCCAGTGATTAATGAGATTATGGGTTATTTGAGCCCCGAACCCAGGATTCTGAGCCTGGCTGTTCGTTGGGATCACCTGGGTTCATAATCACTCAGCTTGGgcctgacatctttttttttttttttttttgatgtggaccatttttaaagtctttattgaaatttgttacaatattgcttctgttttatgttttggttttttggccaggaggcatgtgggattttatctccccaaccagggattgaacctgcgccccctgctttggaaggccaagtcttagccactggaccaccaggggagtcccctggcatcattttttaaaaagatgatactAGCTATTTATAAAAGGGTTTGCTAGCCATTTACCTAACCTTTAGTGTTTCTGGCTTTCTGCATCTGAAAGAATCCAGGGAAGGGTAATTCTCCTGGTATCCCTTTTAAGCTATGGGCAAGTCACCTGTCTCCCACTGCCTCCTCTtgtgtccccccacccctgctcccattAGCCAGGACTGGTACCTGCCCGTGGAATGTGCCGTGTACTTCCTACCTTCTTTGACTTTGTTCCTTTGTTCCCTTTCCTTTCTAGCGAAAATCTGTTGCAATCCTCAAAGCAAGTTCAAACCACCATCTCTCTGAAACCCTTGACCAACTTCTCAACTTTCCAACTTGACTGTAGGCCCATTGATGGCAGGGACCCTGATTTAGGCTACTCCGTAGGGGGCTCCACAGAATATACCTATATTGGTTGGTTGGTTAGTAATTTTGCTAACTGTCATGTCAACAAGTCCTACTTTACAGCATCCCCATAGAGGCTAATGGTGATTGTTTTCCTGTGTATAAGGTGTGGATCGCATTGGAAAATATTGGGCTgcaggggaggaaaggagaatgtTGCTCAATAAGTTAGATAGCTAGTCCTTCTCAGATATAAATGAGAGGCTACGCAGGCCTTTCTTAGGAAATTGTATGTTCTGTCTggggaaatgaatgaaatacttgTTCAGAGTTAGAATCTTAGGACTGAAACAATCCTGAAaggtttttctctagtttctaGCAGGTGAACAATCCCCCTGTATAGCATACTTCCACATGGTTGACCATTTGAATACTGTCCTTGAATACTTTCAGTAATGGGGGACCAGTAACCACAGATACCCCAGTCTCTCTTTGTTTTCCCCCCCTCAACTTTAGATACACACAATTATTTGTCAAAGTGTGCAgtatgatttgatatacatgtacattgtggaatgattaccaaggataattaacacatccatcacctcac encodes the following:
- the LOC130707119 gene encoding basic proline-rich protein-like, with protein sequence MGKGNPSFRGSAFSTARRPFISPAPEGQRPGFHPPMPGPLSGPGGGERGRAVRATQRSAAAAAAPAAPPLHLLPSPRTGRRRPSPAPPSPLQHPLSTSADPRALRNPRESSSARANSGEAAKLFHPGRPGDAGMEPPESTYPEVLSRSLRRPSEALPPRPARGRPERAAGAGQDLPKRPTPGGGAARAARGGGAEAALRGRAGCARGGGRPPRSAPAGCRWISACPPPGPGITWPGPPAAAPDTGSRRKPEAARPRGLRRPPPNARGRLPRPRSPGPEHRDRRGLRARGARGCALVAAPARPGPHWPRLGAARARGRLPAPERRCALARGSPRLSSAKSHHSCDLTWPISYLNICRRPLVSRGSGSSSRELRELRFSAPSRQQGAPLEVTII